In the Sarcophilus harrisii chromosome 1, mSarHar1.11, whole genome shotgun sequence genome, one interval contains:
- the POLR3E gene encoding DNA-directed RNA polymerase III subunit RPC5 isoform X2: MLPLSTEKLRPSFSYLDKADAKHREREAANEAGDSSQDEAEEDIKQITVRFSRPESEQARQRRVQSYEFLQKKHAEEPWVHLHYYGLRDSRSEHERQYLLCQGPGMSESTELIKSPSEYLMMLMPPNIEEEKEKPMAPSNVLSMAQLRTLPLADQIKILMKNVKVMPFANLMSLLGLGTDSTSVLRCIQQVAMLVQGNWVVKSDILYPKDSSSPHSGVPAEVLCRGRDFVMWKFTQSRWVVRKEVATVTKLCAEDVKDFLEHMAVVRINKGWEFLLPYDEDFIKKHPDVVQRQHMLWMGIQAKLEKVYSLLKETVPKTAEGQSVPVMLISGDQRVQAAKAKAQQNHLLLERELQWKKEQLQAMQVSSSVRIKEEPVSEEEEEEEQADKEEEPMDTSTCGSLRNKLANGLPTGRAMGGDTLNGHPPTGCGEAPMARELRAFVEATFQRQFVLTLSELKRLFNMHLASLPPGHTLFSGISDRMLQDTVLAAGCKQILVPFPPQTAASPDEQKVFALWESGDMSDQHRQVLLEIFSKNYRVRRNLIQTRLNQECGEDLSKQEVDKVLKDCCVSYGGMWYLKGTVQS, encoded by the exons CTGCGGCCCAGCTTCTCCTATCTGGATAAAGCCGATGCCAAACACCGAGAGAGAGAGGCGGCCAATGAAG CTGGGGACTCTTCTCAGGATGAAGCTGAAGAAGATATCAAGCAAATCACG GTGCGTTTCTCTCGGCCAGAGTCAGAACAGGCTCGCCAGCGGCGGGTTCAGTCTTACGAATTTCTCCAGAAGAAGCATGCTGAAGAGCCTTGGGTGCACCTGCACTACTATGGCCTGCGG GACAGCCGATCTGAGCACGAACGTCAGTATCTTCTGTGCCAGGGCCCTGGGATGTCAGAGAGCACAGAGCTCATCAAGTCTCCAAG TGAGTACTTGATGATGTTAATGCCTCCAAACATCGAGGAAGAGAA GGAAAAACCTATGGCTCCTAGCAATGTCCTGTCGATGGCCCAGCTGAGGACTCTACCTTTGGCAGATCAGATTAAGATACTGATGAAGAATG TGAAGGTCATGCCTTTTGCCAACCTGATGAGCCTGCTGGGCTTAGGAACCGACTCAACGTCTGTGCTGCGCTGCATCCAGCAGGTGGCGATGCTGGTGCAGGGAAACTGGGTTGTGAAGAG TGATATCCTGTACCCAAAGGACAGCTCCAGCCCTCACAGTGGGGTACCTGCAGAAGTGCTCTGCAGGGGTCGGGACTTTGTC ATGTGGAAATTCACACAGAGTCGCTGGGTAGTGAGGAAGGAAGTTGCAACTGTTACAAAA CTTTGTGCAGAGGATGTAAAGGACTTTCTGGAACACATGGCCGTAGTGAGAATCAACAAGGGCTGGGAGTTCTTGCTCCCTTATGATGAAGACTTTATCAAAAAGCATCCAGACGTCGTTCAGCGGCAGCACATGCTGTGGATGGGCATCCAGGCTAA ATTAGAAAAAGTCTATAGTCTTCTAAAAGAGACTGTGCCAAAGACTGCAGAAGGACAATCAG TGCCTGTTATGCTGATCTCTGGAGATCAGCGAGTCCAAGCTGCCAAGGCCAAGGCCCAGCAGAACCACCTGCTGCTGGAACGGGAATTGCAGTGGAAGAAGGAGCAGCTGCAGGCAATGCAGGTCTCCTCCAGTGTGCGGATCAAAGAAGAACCAGTgagtgaagaggaagaggaggaagagcaagCTGACAAGGAGGAGGAGCCCATGGACACCTCAACCTGTGGCAGCCTCAGAAATAAGTTGGCCAATGGGCTTCCCACTGGACGAGCCATGGGAGGTGACACCCTCAACGGGCACCCCCCAACAGGCTGTGGGGAAGCACCTATGGCTCGGGAACTGAGGGCCTTTGTGGAGGCCACCTTTCAGAGGCAATTTGTGCTTACTCTGAGTGAACTGAAGCGCCTCTTCAACATGCACTTGGCCAGCCTTCCCCCTGGGCACACACTGTTCAGTGGCATTTCAGACAGGATGCTACAGGACACGGTGCTGGCTGCAGGCTGCAAACAGATTTTGGTGCCT TTTCCCCCACAGACTGCTGCTTCTCCTGATGAGCAGAAGGTGTTTGCACTCTGGGAGTCTGGAGACATGAGTGATCAG CATCGACAGGttttacttgaaatattttccaaaaattatCGGGTGCGTCGGAATCTGATCCAGACTCGACTAAATCAAGAATGTGGAGAAGATCTCAGCAAACAGGAAGTGGATAAAGTGTTAAAG GACTGCTGTGTAAGCTATGGAGGCATGTGGTACCTTAAGGGAACAGTGCAGTCCTGA